The segment CAAAGTTTAGAATATATAACCTTATATACACAAGTTATAATAAattggaatttaaaaaaaaaacacacaataatattttcattctaaaaaatggatatttatataaaatcatacttttttatcaaaatcttgacaaaaccgaacaaaatacacaaatataaattCAACAAATACGAAAGcctctaaatttttatttaccatttcatatttccaaacataCACCCGTGCGGGCGCGCGGATTCAAAATCTAATAAGTATATTAAAAGTACACCCCTATCCCACAAACCTCATAAATACAAACACGGGAATGGCGGAAGCCCTAGGCGACAAGAGATGCGATCTTAGATCATGATCTTTGTTGGGATCGTGATCTCCATATAACCGATCGTTCTTTGGCGATTAGGTTACCAGTATCCAAGATTCGTATCAGCAGAGAATTTTGGCGATGTAATCTTATCACAAAAGTAAGGTTTTCTGCTAAGGTGAGCTGTTTCGTGCTGATCATGATCTGATTCACTCGCTATAATACAGTCTGATCCGTACCTGTTTACTCTGCGTTCTCTGTTTGTACCTGATCACGATCTGATTCACTCGCTTTAATACCATCACGATCTGTTTCACTGGTGTAATCTGTTTACTCTGTGTACTCTGATCTCCCTATTCCAAGCTTGGCGTGGCTGATAAGCAAACACAGTATAACCTCAGAGAAGAATGAATCGTTCTCGTTTGGCTCTTACGGCTGATGAGAAAGGTAAAAGCATTTGCTATGAGAATGTTGATGAAATGAGAATGTTGATGAACCCATCCAGCTTTCGGATGAAGAAGACGCTCCTACCATTCGAGATTTCCGATTATCTTTAATTGGAAAGATCCTGAATCCTAGGAAACAAACCGTGGAGAAGTTGATCCAAACTATGCCGGCGACATGGGGATTGCAAGATAAGATCACAGCTAATGATCTTGGGAGTGGAAAGTTCCTTTTCAACTTTGAAAATGAAACGGATCTTAAGTTCGTCCTAAGCCAAGGTCCTTTCCATTGTAACTTCTGTATTTTTGTGCTTGTTCGTTGGGAATCGGTGGTGCATGACGATTACCCGTGCATCATCCCTTTCTGGGTGGAGATAATAGGCATCCCGTTACACTTGTGGACAATCAAGAATCTTAGGAATATTGGCAGCAGGCTAGGACATATTGACACAGTTGATCTATCGGCAGGTCGTATGCTTATCGATGTGGACTCTAGGAAGCCTCTTACTTTCTCCAGGAAGATCGCGTCTAAAGATGGTGATGAGGTCACGATTCAAATTCACTATGACAAACTCTTCAAGCATTGCAAAACTTGTGGAATGATCACTCACGAGCAGACGTACTGTTTGAATCAACAACCTGTGATGCAAGATCAGAGAGAAAGGACAGGATTATTCGCAAGGGTTCAGCTTCCATGGAATGATGAGGATAACAAGGAGAGGTTTTGTGGCCAGAAGCAGGATAAACATGAGAAGGCCGGCTCTGATACATATTATCAGAGAAACAGAGCACGTATGGAGGAGAAACGATTTGATGGAGGGTTTATGTCGGATGCTAGGATGTCATACGGTAGACAAGGAGGCTCTAAAGATAGGTATGATTGGAACAAAGGTAGAAAGGAAAGGAAGAGCTCCCATCATAATGCTCGCTATGCACCTTATGCGAAAAATAGAGTGCGAGTTTGGAAAGCAAAGGAAAAAACAGAGGAGCGATATGGAGGCTATGAGCGAAGAGATGAGTCGTATGCTCATCGTTTCCAGTCTACTGAAGGGACTTCCCGATTGGCTGCAACGAGACGTGATGATGACATACGATCCGGACGTGACGAGATGAGAGCACATGCTCGTTCTTCTACTCAATATGACAAGAAGTACACTGACAAGGATGCAACAATGGCGATTGTGCCACAGAAGAGTAGCGGGAAGAGGATAGCTAGCCAAGTGGTAACGCCCATTCGTCATGATCAGGAGCACGATGCGCATGTTACAAAACGTCCCAATGTCTCACCTTGACTATTAACTTTCTCTCCTACGAAGAAAGTAGCTTTTGAGGACGAGAAAATCATTGATATGGAGATCATTGAACAAGGCAATATGGATGAGGGCACGCATGAAACAAAGATGGACGTGGAAGACGACGACGATGATCTGCTAGGAGAAGAATTAATGGAGATTGAGTCTTCCAAGACTAAGGGAAACAAAGGGGAGGCGGCGAAGGAAGAGAAGGTGATACGAAGACCGATAGCTTCATCATCGAACAGAAGTGGAAAAAGCCGTAGATACCCTTTGGGTCTACCCATCAAAAAAGCTGAGTTCCTCCGTCGGGGATCTCCGAAGCCACATAAATCTGCTGCAAAGGTTACTTCACTTTCAGATAATCATCGAGCAGAAGTGGAAAGAAATTTGAGTGTCAACATGCATTCAAGAAATGGCGTGGAGGGGTCCAAAAACTCTTCCCGACTTTATCCATGAGGACACTCAGTTGGTACTGTCGAGGGATCGGGACAGACCTTACAGTTCGACGCCTTACGGAGATGTGTCAGAAGCATCGCCCAGGACTTTTGTTCCTTTCTGAAACAAAGAATAGGAGGCTGCTGTTGCAAAACATTCAGGCCGACTTAGGATTTGATCATTTGTTTACCGTTGAGCCACTTGGTCTCAGCGGAGGTTTAGCTTTGTTTTTTATGGATGAATTTtaagttaatgttttattttcaaataacataatgattgacattgaggcagtcat is part of the Raphanus sativus cultivar WK10039 chromosome 5, ASM80110v3, whole genome shotgun sequence genome and harbors:
- the LOC108858331 gene encoding uncharacterized protein LOC108858331 → MPATWGLQDKITANDLGSGKFLFNFENETDLKFVLSQGPFHCNFCIFVLVRWESVVHDDYPCIIPFWVEIIGIPLHLWTIKNLRNIGSRLGHIDTVDLSAGRMLIDVDSRKPLTFSRKIASKDGDEVTIQIHYDKLFKHCKTCGMITHEQTYCLNQQPVMQDQRERTGLFARVQLPWNDEDNKERFCGQKQDKHEKAGSDTYYQRNRARMEEKRFDGGFMSDARMSYGRQGGSKDRYDWNKGRKERKSSHHNARYAPYAKNRVRVWKAKEKTEERYGGYERRDESYAHRFQSTEGTSRLAATRRDDDIRSGRDEMRAHARSSTQYDKKYTDKDATMAIVPQKSSGKRIASQVKVAFEDEKIIDMEIIEQGNMDEGTHETKMDVEDDDDDLLGEELMEIESSKTKGNKGEAAKEEKVIRRPIASSSNRSGKSRRYPLGLPIKKAEFLRRGSPKPHKSAAKIIVRFLQTFSQNQREDQENSSLIKRWLDNEELRQVILEGWKSPDLPPNATIMEHIASCRKALSEWRRQHNINSAKLVEELKEKVEGLYADDNATTEEIAAALKELSDALKAE